Proteins encoded by one window of Nocardioides euryhalodurans:
- a CDS encoding ABC transporter substrate-binding protein produces MNQPRRNGPGLSRRQLFRYSGLGVAAVAGGNLLTACGGDDGGGGAGGPQSSGGILIHGATGGGSKDTLDPHAPVTNPDIARVSNLYEPLLFWNNNYELEPALAESVESSSDGKTWTVKMRPDVTFHNGKTVTAEDAWFSIQRVADPKAPLSAGGQLSQILDFESSKVVDETTLELALKVPYAILDGLLAEYTLGIIPTDFDIANPVGTGAFTYKSFDPGKTSTFTKYADYWGDPAFVDELQIQDFSDDSAKVNALQAGQIQTVDNLPYNLIETIEGAGGGALVSETGAWVPFTMRVDVAPFSDVRVRQAMRLIVDRQQMIDQTLSGYGSLGNDMYAPFDAAYASDLPQREQDIDQARSLLADAGQEGLQVELFTGDDIGSVAPAAANLFVEQAKEAGVEVKVTKKTPFYDDDYLSYPFAQDFWNTRNYIPQAVVGTFPPEQGGTYNETHWDNEEHRNLVNQAAQELDETKRAELLHDAQEIEYNEGGLIIWGFRQQVDGYAANVQGLEPSKYLPLGSYKFNKVSV; encoded by the coding sequence GTGAACCAGCCTCGTCGCAACGGCCCAGGACTCTCCCGGCGCCAGCTCTTCAGGTACTCCGGCCTCGGCGTCGCCGCGGTCGCGGGCGGCAACCTCCTCACCGCGTGCGGGGGTGACGACGGCGGTGGTGGTGCGGGTGGCCCGCAGAGCTCCGGCGGCATCCTGATCCACGGCGCCACCGGCGGTGGCAGCAAGGACACCCTCGACCCGCACGCGCCGGTGACCAACCCCGACATCGCCCGCGTGAGCAACCTCTACGAGCCGCTGCTCTTCTGGAACAACAACTACGAGCTCGAGCCGGCCCTCGCGGAGTCGGTGGAGTCGTCGTCCGACGGCAAGACCTGGACGGTCAAGATGCGCCCGGACGTCACGTTCCACAACGGCAAGACCGTCACCGCCGAGGACGCCTGGTTCAGCATCCAGCGCGTCGCCGACCCGAAGGCCCCGCTCTCCGCGGGTGGCCAGCTCTCCCAGATCCTCGACTTCGAGTCGTCGAAGGTGGTCGACGAGACCACCCTCGAGCTCGCGCTCAAGGTGCCGTACGCGATCCTCGACGGGCTCCTGGCGGAGTACACGCTCGGCATCATCCCGACCGACTTCGACATCGCGAACCCGGTCGGCACGGGCGCCTTCACCTACAAGTCCTTCGACCCCGGCAAGACCAGCACCTTCACCAAGTACGCCGACTACTGGGGCGACCCCGCCTTCGTCGACGAGCTGCAGATCCAGGACTTCAGCGACGACAGCGCCAAGGTCAACGCGCTCCAGGCCGGCCAGATCCAGACGGTCGACAACCTGCCGTACAACCTGATCGAGACCATCGAGGGTGCCGGGGGCGGCGCCCTGGTCTCCGAGACGGGGGCCTGGGTCCCGTTCACGATGCGGGTCGACGTCGCGCCGTTCTCCGACGTCCGGGTCCGCCAGGCGATGCGCCTGATCGTGGACCGGCAGCAGATGATCGACCAGACGCTGTCGGGCTACGGCTCGCTGGGCAACGACATGTACGCGCCGTTCGACGCCGCGTACGCCAGCGACCTGCCCCAGCGCGAGCAGGACATCGACCAGGCCAGGTCGCTGCTGGCCGACGCCGGCCAGGAGGGCCTGCAGGTGGAGCTGTTCACCGGCGACGACATCGGCTCGGTGGCCCCTGCCGCCGCGAACCTGTTCGTGGAGCAGGCCAAGGAGGCCGGCGTCGAGGTGAAGGTCACCAAGAAGACGCCGTTCTACGACGACGACTACCTGTCCTACCCGTTCGCGCAGGACTTCTGGAACACGCGCAACTACATCCCGCAGGCCGTGGTCGGCACCTTCCCCCCGGAGCAGGGCGGCACCTACAACGAGACCCACTGGGACAACGAGGAGCACCGCAACCTCGTCAACCAGGCGGCGCAGGAGCTCGACGAGACCAAGCGGGCCGAGCTGCTCCACGACGCCCAGGAGATCGAGTACAACGAGGGTGGCCTGATCATCTGGGGCTTCCGTCAGCAGGTCGACGGCTATGCCGCCAACGTCCAGGGCCTCGAACCGAGCAAGTACCTCCCACTCGGCTCCTACAAGTTCAACAAGGTGTCGGTCTGA
- a CDS encoding arylsulfatase, which produces MTDPDRRRLPLDVDTAARPIRPVQAVPGSPNVVIVLLDDMGFGASTAYGGPCEMPTAQRLADEGLRYSRFHVTPLCSPTRQALMTGRNHHSVGMGVTSEMSTPEPGYHAYRPASAATIAQILGGNGYCTAALGKWHQTPPVEVSPSGPFSRWPMGEGFDFFYGFMGAEMNHWYPQLYQGRYAVEPDRLPEDGYHLSEDLVDNAISWVENQQAITPDRPFFTYLALGATHAPFHVAPEWRDKYAGRFDAGWDAQREQTLARQKELGIVPESAALAPWAEGVPHWDDLDETEQRVAARFMETYAGFAEHADVQVGRFVDALEDMGVLDDTLIFYLLGDNGASGEGGPRGTFREHLVGHGIQDDTADMAARIDSLGDATTYGIYPAGWALAMNTPYPWTKQVTHLGGTRDGMIVRWGNGIAARGEIRHQWHHVIDVLPTILEAAGLEPPSTYAGVEQQPVEGTSLRYSFDDPDSPDRHTTQYFEMIGNRGIYHDGWTAVTRHGIPWEMVEGPRRPFDEDVWELYDHSEDWSQARDVAQDHPERLAALQDVFDREAEKHHVYPLDDRVTERENPEVAGRLDLHLGRSSLSFGPRVGRLTEEAAPNVKNRSHVITADLEVVTGSSGVVVAQGGRFGGWSLYLTGGVPHYAYNFAGRDLAVVRGGKPILPGRHDLVVRFDYDGGPPGSGAQVTLEVDGSPVGSGRIAVTTAYYFSFDETFNVGVDRGTPVIDDYLPVRNRFEGLIHRVHFDLGPVSEAVADEERARAHLTHQ; this is translated from the coding sequence GTGACCGACCCCGACCGCCGACGGCTTCCGCTCGACGTCGACACGGCGGCCAGGCCGATCCGTCCGGTGCAGGCGGTCCCGGGCTCCCCCAACGTGGTGATCGTGCTCCTCGACGACATGGGCTTCGGCGCCTCCACGGCGTACGGCGGTCCGTGCGAGATGCCGACCGCGCAGCGGCTGGCGGACGAGGGACTGCGCTACAGCCGGTTCCACGTCACTCCCCTGTGCTCACCGACGCGGCAGGCGCTGATGACCGGCCGCAACCACCACTCCGTGGGGATGGGCGTCACGAGCGAGATGTCGACGCCGGAGCCGGGCTACCACGCCTACCGTCCGGCCAGCGCGGCGACGATCGCGCAGATCCTCGGCGGCAACGGCTACTGCACCGCGGCGCTCGGCAAGTGGCACCAGACCCCGCCGGTCGAGGTGAGCCCGTCCGGCCCCTTCTCCCGCTGGCCGATGGGCGAGGGCTTCGACTTCTTCTACGGCTTCATGGGCGCCGAGATGAACCACTGGTACCCGCAGCTCTACCAGGGCCGCTACGCCGTCGAGCCCGACCGGCTGCCGGAGGACGGCTACCACCTCTCCGAGGACCTCGTCGACAACGCGATCTCCTGGGTCGAGAACCAGCAGGCCATCACGCCCGACCGTCCGTTCTTCACCTACCTCGCGCTCGGGGCGACGCACGCCCCGTTCCACGTCGCCCCCGAGTGGCGCGACAAGTACGCCGGCCGCTTCGACGCCGGCTGGGACGCGCAGCGCGAGCAGACCCTCGCCCGCCAGAAGGAGCTCGGCATCGTGCCGGAGTCGGCGGCGCTGGCACCGTGGGCCGAAGGGGTCCCCCACTGGGACGACCTCGACGAGACCGAGCAGCGGGTCGCGGCCCGCTTCATGGAGACCTACGCCGGGTTCGCCGAGCACGCCGACGTCCAGGTGGGCCGCTTCGTCGACGCCCTCGAGGACATGGGAGTCCTCGACGACACGCTGATCTTCTACCTGCTCGGCGACAACGGCGCGTCCGGCGAAGGTGGTCCGCGCGGCACGTTCCGCGAGCACCTCGTCGGGCACGGCATCCAGGACGACACGGCCGACATGGCCGCGCGGATCGACAGCCTGGGCGACGCCACCACGTACGGCATCTACCCGGCCGGATGGGCGCTGGCCATGAACACGCCGTACCCCTGGACCAAGCAGGTGACGCACCTCGGCGGCACCCGCGACGGCATGATCGTGCGCTGGGGGAACGGGATCGCGGCCCGCGGCGAGATCAGGCACCAGTGGCACCACGTGATCGACGTGCTCCCGACCATCCTCGAGGCCGCCGGGCTCGAGCCGCCCTCGACGTACGCCGGCGTCGAGCAGCAGCCCGTCGAGGGCACCAGCCTGCGCTACAGCTTCGACGACCCGGACTCGCCCGACCGGCACACCACCCAGTACTTCGAGATGATCGGCAACCGGGGCATCTACCACGACGGCTGGACAGCGGTGACCCGGCACGGGATCCCGTGGGAGATGGTCGAAGGGCCACGACGCCCCTTCGACGAGGACGTCTGGGAGCTCTACGACCACTCCGAGGACTGGAGCCAGGCGCGTGACGTGGCGCAGGACCACCCGGAGCGCCTGGCGGCGCTGCAGGACGTCTTCGACCGCGAGGCCGAGAAGCACCACGTCTACCCCCTCGACGACCGGGTCACCGAGCGCGAGAACCCCGAGGTCGCCGGTCGGCTCGACCTGCACCTGGGCCGGTCGTCGCTGTCCTTCGGCCCCCGGGTCGGTCGACTCACCGAGGAGGCGGCCCCCAACGTCAAGAACCGCTCCCACGTGATCACCGCCGACCTCGAGGTGGTCACCGGAAGCAGCGGCGTGGTGGTGGCCCAGGGCGGTCGGTTCGGCGGCTGGTCGCTCTACCTCACGGGTGGAGTCCCCCACTACGCCTACAACTTCGCCGGGCGCGACCTGGCCGTCGTCCGCGGTGGCAAGCCGATCCTCCCCGGCCGGCACGACCTCGTCGTCCGGTTCGACTACGACGGCGGACCGCCCGGCAGCGGCGCGCAGGTGACGCTGGAGGTCGACGGCTCGCCCGTCGGCTCCGGCCGGATCGCGGTCACCACGGCCTACTACTTCTCCTTCGACGAGACCTTCAACGTCGGGGTCGACCGCGGCACACCGGTGATCGACGACTACCTGCCGGTGCGGAACCGCTTCGAGGGACTGATCCACCGGGTGCACTTCGACCTGGGCCCGGTCTCGGAGGCGGTCGCCGACGAGGAGCGCGCCCGCGCCCACCTGACCCACCAGTGA
- a CDS encoding flavin monoamine oxidase family protein: protein MSRPDVVVVGAGLAGLAAARDLEAGGAQVTVLEARPRVGGRVEQVELADGRRVQLGGEVVGNAHTSYLELVAELGLTLSASYVAEPGEITRQVPGSVDVGEWPSWCTAADRASHEEVEAALVKLLSSIDPEDPWAFPDRSALDRMSVGDWLREAGASPGVMRLWEMFQLSMSDGSIERTSMFAHARQLRAGGSAGSYDVEQWENLRVAEGSATVALTMAAALHDVRLSTPVRRIEVGAGGSVVTTSDGERLRADAVVVAVPSGPARDIDIDGVSDARLTSLRRQRHAWAAKFVAAYDAPFWRERGQNALAESEGVLGSTWPQQRGVLSALVPPERYAAFAATDPATRTREALAQVAELYGPEATSPLQTWTRLWGTDPWTQGYVTNWRPGDVEAVGPLHGTHEPPFYVCGSDQWVAGYMEGAVRTGRGAAAAALTRG from the coding sequence ATGAGCCGCCCCGACGTCGTGGTCGTGGGCGCCGGCCTCGCCGGTCTGGCCGCCGCGCGGGACCTCGAGGCGGGCGGGGCGCAGGTCACGGTGCTCGAGGCCCGACCCCGGGTCGGCGGCAGGGTCGAGCAGGTCGAGCTCGCCGACGGCCGTCGCGTCCAGCTGGGTGGCGAGGTCGTCGGCAACGCCCACACCAGCTACCTCGAGCTGGTGGCGGAGCTCGGGCTGACGCTGAGCGCGTCGTACGTCGCGGAGCCGGGCGAGATCACCCGTCAGGTCCCCGGATCGGTCGACGTCGGCGAGTGGCCGTCGTGGTGCACCGCGGCCGACCGCGCCTCGCACGAGGAGGTGGAGGCGGCGCTGGTGAAGCTGCTGAGCTCGATCGACCCCGAGGACCCCTGGGCGTTCCCGGACCGCAGCGCGCTCGACCGGATGAGCGTCGGCGACTGGCTGCGCGAGGCGGGTGCCTCCCCCGGGGTCATGAGGCTGTGGGAGATGTTCCAGCTCAGCATGTCCGACGGCTCGATCGAGCGGACCAGCATGTTCGCCCACGCTCGCCAGCTCCGCGCGGGAGGCAGCGCCGGCAGCTACGACGTCGAGCAGTGGGAGAACCTGCGCGTCGCCGAGGGGTCGGCCACGGTGGCGCTGACGATGGCGGCCGCGCTGCACGACGTCCGCCTGTCGACGCCGGTGCGTCGCATCGAGGTCGGCGCCGGCGGCAGCGTGGTCACGACCTCGGACGGCGAGAGGCTGCGGGCCGACGCTGTCGTCGTCGCCGTGCCGTCCGGTCCCGCCCGCGACATCGACATCGACGGCGTCAGCGACGCCCGGCTGACGTCGCTGCGCCGGCAGCGGCACGCGTGGGCGGCGAAGTTCGTGGCCGCCTACGACGCCCCCTTCTGGCGAGAGCGTGGGCAGAACGCGCTCGCCGAGAGCGAGGGGGTGCTCGGGTCGACGTGGCCACAGCAGCGCGGCGTGCTGTCCGCACTCGTCCCTCCCGAGCGGTACGCCGCCTTCGCGGCGACCGACCCTGCCACCCGGACCCGCGAGGCGCTGGCGCAGGTCGCCGAGCTGTACGGACCGGAGGCGACCTCGCCGCTGCAGACGTGGACCCGGCTGTGGGGCACCGACCCCTGGACCCAGGGCTACGTCACCAACTGGCGACCGGGTGACGTGGAGGCCGTGGGTCCCCTGCACGGAACTCACGAGCCGCCCTTCTACGTCTGCGGCTCCGACCAGTGGGTCGCCGGCTACATGGAGGGGGCCGTCCGCACCGGTCGCGGCGCCGCTGCGGCCGCCCTGACCCGGGGCTGA
- a CDS encoding ABC transporter permease, which translates to MTEAATLLTDPLEEVAPPRGRHGAAAWAVWIARRLGLAVLTLWLVSILVFVATAALGDPVRAILGRDYASNPGRVAELEAQLNSDASLVTRYVDWLGDLLTGSLGTSLASGLPVSDLISSSVVNSAVLVFLAAVVMIPLAFAVAMISVHYRRRRPDTVIQTILLAMAGLPEFVIGVLLLALFATTVFQVFPAVTISSPTGHPWDNPEAMVLPTLTLVLWVTPYVSRIIRASLLEVIDSEYVELARLKGIPEKVVMRKHALLNAIVPGIQVIALQLAFLAGGIVVVETLFSYPGVGLQLVDAVRNHDVPVVQALSMIIAGVYVVVNLVADLLSILLTPRARTAISS; encoded by the coding sequence ATGACCGAGGCGGCGACGCTCCTCACCGATCCGCTGGAAGAGGTCGCGCCGCCGCGGGGCCGGCACGGCGCCGCGGCGTGGGCCGTGTGGATCGCGCGGCGGCTCGGCCTCGCCGTGCTGACGCTCTGGCTGGTCTCGATCCTGGTGTTCGTGGCGACCGCTGCCCTGGGCGACCCCGTCCGGGCGATCCTCGGCCGCGACTACGCCTCCAACCCCGGGCGGGTGGCGGAGCTGGAGGCACAGCTGAACTCCGACGCGTCGCTGGTCACGCGCTACGTCGACTGGCTCGGGGACCTGCTGACCGGAAGCCTCGGCACGTCGCTGGCGAGCGGCCTTCCGGTGTCGGACCTGATCTCCAGCAGCGTGGTCAACTCGGCGGTGCTGGTGTTCCTCGCGGCGGTGGTGATGATCCCGCTGGCGTTCGCCGTCGCGATGATCTCGGTGCACTACCGGCGCAGGCGTCCGGACACCGTGATCCAGACGATCCTGCTCGCGATGGCCGGCCTGCCCGAGTTCGTCATCGGCGTGCTGCTGCTCGCCCTGTTCGCGACCACGGTGTTCCAGGTCTTTCCCGCCGTCACGATCAGCTCGCCGACCGGGCACCCGTGGGACAACCCGGAGGCGATGGTCCTGCCGACGCTGACGCTGGTGCTGTGGGTGACGCCGTACGTGTCGCGCATCATCCGCGCCTCGCTGCTCGAGGTGATCGACAGCGAGTACGTCGAGCTCGCCCGCCTCAAGGGCATCCCCGAGAAGGTGGTGATGCGCAAGCACGCGCTGCTCAACGCGATCGTGCCGGGCATCCAGGTCATCGCGCTGCAGCTCGCCTTCCTGGCGGGCGGCATCGTGGTCGTCGAGACCCTGTTCTCCTACCCCGGCGTCGGTCTGCAGCTGGTGGACGCCGTGCGCAACCACGACGTCCCGGTGGTGCAGGCACTCAGCATGATCATCGCCGGCGTGTACGTCGTGGTGAACCTCGTCGCTGACCTCCTGTCGATCCTGCTGACCCCGCGCGCGAGGACGGCGATTTCGTCATGA
- a CDS encoding TetR/AcrR family transcriptional regulator yields the protein MAADGSRASTGTSRPATADAARPSQREQAAAEARTRILAAAADCIVRDGLAQVRMASIARTAGVSAGLLHYHFDTKELLFGEVLRYSHEVSAELNQRALSEAGDGPAERLSSFLDRCLPSDEQRADEWLLWQELALLCIRDPHLAKVGADLYEDLYATLADIVGDGVASGVFDTALDPRWIAEAAVALTDGLGGRVLARDPNLGIAEARNTIATTIGILVGHDGPLPAPVRLEGEAGA from the coding sequence ATGGCTGCCGACGGATCGCGTGCCTCGACCGGGACCTCCCGGCCCGCCACCGCAGACGCGGCGCGGCCCAGCCAGCGTGAGCAGGCGGCCGCCGAGGCGCGCACCAGGATCCTGGCCGCGGCCGCCGACTGCATCGTCCGCGACGGCCTGGCGCAGGTCCGGATGGCCTCGATCGCGCGTACCGCCGGGGTCTCGGCCGGCCTGCTCCACTACCACTTCGACACCAAGGAGCTCCTCTTCGGAGAGGTGCTGAGGTACTCCCACGAGGTCTCCGCCGAGCTCAACCAGCGCGCGCTGTCGGAGGCCGGCGACGGTCCCGCGGAACGGCTCTCGTCCTTCCTCGACCGTTGCCTCCCCAGTGACGAGCAGCGCGCGGACGAGTGGCTGCTGTGGCAGGAGCTGGCGCTGCTGTGCATCCGCGACCCGCACCTCGCCAAGGTCGGGGCGGACCTCTACGAGGACCTCTACGCCACGCTGGCCGACATCGTCGGCGACGGCGTCGCCTCCGGGGTCTTCGACACCGCCCTCGACCCACGGTGGATCGCCGAGGCGGCGGTCGCGCTCACCGACGGCCTCGGTGGCCGCGTCCTGGCCAGGGACCCCAACCTCGGGATCGCGGAGGCCCGGAACACCATCGCGACCACGATCGGGATCCTGGTCGGGCACGACGGGCCGCTCCCTGCTCCGGTCCGCCTCGAAGGCGAAGCAGGCGCATGA
- a CDS encoding ABC transporter permease: MSTDADPSLPDIEPAEPSTLRKALHQKRFTVGLGITLLLVAFVIIAPTLSPYGENEVAGPPFSQDGALGTDYLGQDVLSRVMHGGQEILVIAFFGTLLGMVLGIAIGVVAAYGGGWWDEVIMRLNDVVLSFPQILLALLVLTAIEQPSALLLIGLVGVSHAPRVARLARGVALGIVSRDFVVAAEALGERRSRVILAEVLPNMNAPLLAEAGLRLTFSIALVGSLGFLGFSTNPGAANWGQMIQENRLGLSTQPWAVVAPVLLIAIFCIGTNLMADGIAQVAQRGED, encoded by the coding sequence ATGAGCACGGACGCGGACCCCTCGCTCCCCGACATCGAGCCGGCCGAGCCCTCGACGCTGCGCAAGGCGCTGCACCAGAAGCGGTTCACGGTCGGTCTCGGCATCACCCTGCTGCTGGTGGCGTTCGTCATCATCGCGCCGACCCTCTCGCCGTACGGCGAGAACGAGGTGGCCGGTCCGCCGTTCAGCCAGGACGGCGCCCTCGGCACCGACTACCTGGGCCAGGACGTGCTGAGCCGGGTCATGCACGGGGGCCAGGAGATCCTCGTCATCGCCTTCTTCGGCACCCTGCTCGGCATGGTGCTGGGCATCGCGATCGGCGTCGTCGCGGCCTACGGCGGCGGCTGGTGGGACGAGGTGATCATGCGCCTCAACGACGTGGTGCTGTCCTTCCCGCAGATCCTGCTGGCGCTGCTCGTGCTCACCGCGATCGAGCAGCCGTCGGCCCTGCTCCTCATCGGGCTCGTCGGCGTCTCCCACGCCCCGCGCGTCGCGCGACTCGCGCGGGGGGTCGCCCTCGGCATCGTGTCCCGCGACTTCGTCGTCGCGGCGGAGGCGCTCGGCGAGAGGCGCAGCCGGGTGATCCTGGCCGAGGTGCTCCCGAACATGAACGCTCCCCTGCTCGCCGAGGCCGGCCTCCGACTCACCTTCTCGATCGCCCTGGTCGGGTCCCTCGGCTTCCTGGGGTTCTCGACCAACCCCGGTGCAGCCAACTGGGGCCAGATGATCCAGGAGAACCGGCTGGGCCTGTCCACCCAGCCCTGGGCGGTGGTCGCGCCCGTGCTGCTCATCGCGATCTTCTGCATCGGCACCAACCTGATGGCCGACGGCATCGCCCAAGTGGCCCAACGGGGAGAAGACTGA
- a CDS encoding enoyl-CoA hydratase-related protein, translating into MSPDTHEPVRTRAEDGVLEVTLDRPKANAIDLATSREMGRVFAAFRDDPDLRVAIVRTEGDKFFCAGWDLKAAASGDAVDGDYGVGGFGGLQELPDLNKPVIAAVHGLAMGGGFELALSCDLIYASETTQFGLPEINAGTLADAATIKLPKRMPYHVAMELLLTGRWMPAAEAARWGVVNEVLPDEEAVLARAWETARLLAAGPPLVFAAIKETARAAESLRFQDALDLVTSSSLPTVATLYTSEDGLEGFRAFAEKRRPVWKGR; encoded by the coding sequence ATGTCCCCTGACACCCACGAGCCCGTCCGGACCCGTGCCGAGGACGGCGTCCTCGAGGTGACCCTGGACCGGCCGAAGGCCAACGCCATCGACCTGGCGACCAGCCGGGAGATGGGACGGGTCTTCGCCGCCTTCCGTGACGACCCCGACCTCCGGGTGGCGATCGTGCGCACCGAGGGCGACAAGTTCTTCTGCGCCGGCTGGGACCTCAAGGCCGCTGCGAGTGGCGACGCCGTCGACGGTGACTACGGGGTCGGGGGCTTCGGCGGCCTCCAGGAGCTCCCCGACCTCAACAAGCCGGTGATCGCCGCGGTCCACGGCCTGGCGATGGGGGGCGGTTTCGAGCTCGCCCTGTCGTGCGACCTGATCTACGCCTCGGAGACCACCCAGTTCGGCCTGCCGGAGATCAACGCCGGCACCCTCGCGGACGCCGCGACGATCAAGCTGCCCAAGCGGATGCCGTACCACGTCGCGATGGAGCTGTTGCTCACCGGACGCTGGATGCCCGCCGCCGAGGCGGCGCGGTGGGGCGTGGTCAACGAGGTGCTGCCCGACGAGGAGGCCGTGCTCGCCCGCGCCTGGGAGACGGCGCGGCTGCTCGCCGCCGGACCGCCGCTGGTCTTCGCCGCGATCAAGGAGACGGCCCGGGCTGCGGAGTCGCTGCGGTTCCAGGACGCCCTGGACCTGGTCACGTCGAGCAGCCTCCCGACGGTGGCGACCCTCTACACCTCCGAGGACGGGCTCGAGGGATTCCGGGCCTTCGCCGAGAAGCGGCGGCCGGTCTGGAAGGGCCGCTGA
- a CDS encoding acyl-CoA dehydrogenase family protein: MDFGLTDEQRSIVEVTRAFVERELLPHEEEVERTGVLRPELAAQIRAKALAAGLCAANMPEEVGGAGLDTVTWVLFEKELGRTGYALQYTGVPRPSNILLAGTEAQRERYLHPCVRGEKIDCLAMTEPGAGSDMRAMRTRATRDGDGWRIRGTKHFISHADEADFVILVAVTGSDDAGRAAMSVFLVDLDTPGLTVHDGYRNVSHRGYTNSILDFDDVRVDEGALLGEEGKGFELAGTWLGSTRLQVAASCLGRAERALELSVAHAASREQFGQPIGRFQGVGFKLADMTTELRAAELMTLHAAWKYDRGTATDADIAMAKLKATEMLAMVADEAIQIHGGMGLMDELPLERIWRDARIERIWDGTSEIQRHIISRSLLRPRGA; encoded by the coding sequence ATGGACTTCGGCCTGACCGACGAGCAGCGCAGCATCGTCGAGGTGACCCGCGCCTTCGTCGAGCGCGAGCTCCTTCCCCACGAGGAGGAGGTCGAGCGGACCGGGGTGCTCCGCCCCGAGCTGGCTGCACAGATCAGGGCCAAGGCGCTCGCTGCCGGGCTGTGCGCCGCCAACATGCCCGAGGAGGTCGGTGGGGCGGGACTGGACACGGTGACGTGGGTCCTGTTCGAGAAGGAGCTGGGCCGGACCGGCTACGCCCTCCAGTACACCGGGGTCCCCCGGCCCTCCAACATCCTGCTGGCCGGCACCGAGGCGCAGCGGGAGCGCTACCTCCACCCGTGCGTGCGCGGCGAGAAGATCGACTGCCTGGCGATGACCGAGCCCGGCGCCGGCTCCGACATGCGGGCGATGCGGACGCGGGCCACCCGCGACGGCGACGGATGGCGGATCCGCGGCACCAAGCACTTCATCAGCCACGCGGACGAGGCCGACTTCGTGATCCTGGTGGCGGTGACGGGCTCCGACGACGCGGGGCGAGCCGCCATGTCGGTGTTCCTGGTCGACCTGGACACCCCCGGGCTGACCGTGCACGACGGCTACCGCAACGTCTCCCACCGCGGCTACACCAACTCGATCCTGGACTTCGACGACGTCCGTGTCGACGAGGGGGCGCTGCTCGGCGAGGAGGGCAAGGGCTTCGAGCTCGCGGGCACCTGGCTCGGCTCCACCCGCCTCCAGGTCGCCGCCTCCTGCCTGGGCCGTGCCGAGCGCGCCCTCGAGCTCTCGGTCGCGCACGCGGCGAGCCGCGAGCAGTTCGGCCAGCCGATCGGCCGCTTCCAGGGCGTGGGCTTCAAGCTGGCCGACATGACGACCGAGCTGCGTGCGGCCGAGCTGATGACGTTGCACGCCGCCTGGAAGTACGACCGGGGCACGGCCACCGACGCCGACATCGCCATGGCCAAGCTCAAGGCCACCGAGATGCTGGCGATGGTCGCCGACGAGGCGATCCAGATCCACGGCGGGATGGGCCTGATGGACGAGCTCCCCCTGGAGCGGATCTGGCGCGACGCCCGCATCGAACGCATCTGGGACGGGACGTCCGAGATCCAGCGACACATCATCAGTCGGTCGCTGCTGCGGCCGCGAGGAGCCTGA